From one Chanodichthys erythropterus isolate Z2021 chromosome 3, ASM2448905v1, whole genome shotgun sequence genomic stretch:
- the prkar1aa gene encoding cAMP-dependent protein kinase type I-alpha regulatory subunit, which translates to MASSSTSSEEERSLRECERYVQKHNIQQLLKECIVQLCTVRPERPMLFLKECFERLEKEEAKQISSQQKSSSRSDSREDEVSPPMNPVVKGRRRRGAISAEVYTEEDAASYVRKVIPKDYKTMAALAKAIEKNVLFAHLDDNERSDIFDAMFSVTYIAGETVIQQGDEGDNFYVIDQGEMDVYVNNEWVTSIGEGGSFGELALIYGTPRAATVRAKTNVKLWGIDRDSYRRILMGSTLRKRKMYEEFLSKVSILESLDKWERLTVADALETVQFEDGQKIVVQGQPGDEFFIILEGSAAVLQRRSENEEFVEVGRLAPSDYFGEIALLMNRPRAATVVARGPLKCVKLDRPRFERVLGPCSDILKRNIQQYNSFVSLSV; encoded by the exons ATGGCGTCCAGCAGTACGAGCAGCGAAGAAGAGAGGAGCTTGCGGGAGTGTGAGCGCTACGTGCAGAAGCACAACATCCAGCAACTGCTGAAGGAATGCATTGTGCAGCTGTGCACTGTCAGGCCTGAAAGGCCAATGCTTTTCCTCAAAGAGTGCTTCGAGAGGCTCGAGAAG GAGGAAGCTAAACAGATCAGCAGCCAGCAGAAGTCGAGCTCTCGCTCAGACTCCCGAGAAGATGAGGTCTCTCCTCCCATGAATCCTGTGGTTAAGGGTCGACGGCGCCGCGGTGCCATCAGCGCAGAGGTCTACACTGAGGAAGATGCAGCTTCTTATGTTAGAAAG GTTATTCCTAAAGACTATAAAACAATGGCTGCCCTGGCTAAAGCGATTGAAAAGAATGTGCTTTTTGCCCATCTTGATGACAATGAAAGAAG TGACATATTTGACGCTATGTTCTCAGTCACCTACATTGCAGGAGAGACTGTCATTCAACAAG GGGATGAGGGTGACAATTTTTATGTTATTGATCAAGGTGAAATGGAT GTGTACGTCAACAATGAGTGGGTGACCAGTATTGGAGAGGGTGGCAGTTTTGGTGAGCTGGCTTTAATCTACGGCACTCCCAGAGCAGCCACTGTCAGAGCAAAGACCAATGTTAAGCTATGGGGAATTGACAGAGACAGCTACAGGAGAATACTCATG gGAAGCACTctaagaaagagaaaaatgtaTGAGGAATTCCTTAGCAAGGTTTCCATTTTGG AGTCTCTGGATAAATGGGAACGGTTGACGGTTGCTGACGCCCTCGAGACAGTTCAGTTTGAAGATGGCCAGAAGATTGTTGTGCAGGGTCAACCAGGAGACGAGTTTTTCATTATCCTTGAG GGCTCGGCAGCAGTCCTGCAGCGGCGGTCGGAGAATGAGGAATTTGTGGAGGTCGGAAGACTCGCACCATCTGACTACTTCG GTGAGATCGCTCTGCTAATGAACCGGCCTCGTGCCGCCACCGTGGTTGCTCGCGGCCCTCTGAAGTGCGTAAAACTTGACCGTCCCAGGTTCGAACGCGTGCTCGGCCCCTGCTCAGATATCCTGAAGAGGAACATACAGCAGTACAACAGCTTCGTGTCTCTGTCGGTCTGA